The Muntiacus reevesi chromosome 15, mMunRee1.1, whole genome shotgun sequence region catgtagcttgccaggctcctctctccataggattctccaggcaagaatactggagtgggttgccttgcccttcttcaggagatcctcccaacccagggatccaacccacatgtcttatgtctcctgcattggcaggtgggttctgtgcCACTACTACCAATTGGGAAGTCCAAGAACCTCCTCAGACATTGTCAAAACTGGGGGACTtcctccacccctcctccacacacaaccccccacccccaggcctggcTCTGACCCTCTAGGCAGCCCCGGAGCATCTCTCCCTCAGCACCAGCAACCCTTCATCTGAACCCAGGGCCAGATCAAGGTCCACCTTTGTTTCTTGCTTGGTCTCAACAAAAgctttctgggctccagaaccaTGGAGGGGCAGATAGACAGCTCCCTTGGGACCTGCTCAGGGACTCCTCTGCCAGCTAAGACTGAATCCACTGCCCGCTGATGAAGAGTCATGAGGGGGATGCTGAAGAGTGCAAGCTGGGGAATTGTCCCAGAATAACAACGAGCCCAGCTCCTCTGGGTTGGCTGTTGCCCCATCCTCAACCTTTGATCCAGAGCCTGCCCCAGCCTCAGTCAtagccccagcccctgcccagctCCAGCCACTGACCCGACCTCACACCCTGCCCTCAACCCCAACCCTCTCTGCACCCACATAGCCCCTCGCTCCACACCTGCCCTCACTGCAGCCCCTCCTGACAGTCTCCCCAGTGAGACCCTCCCAGGCTGGCCTTGGCAGAGCCCCAGCTCTGATTGAATGGGGCCTCCAGTGGGGAAGGCCTGGCCAGATAACTGGGCAGCGAATGGAACAGGTGTATCAGAGGCAGGCACCATGCCCAGGTCCCCTCCAGTGACAGAGGCCCTGCACCAGGTAACAGGGCCGAGCATTAGGCAGGGCAGGGTCAGGATCAGGTTTAGGACCAGAAGTGTGCTTCTGTTCCCTCACctaccctgccccaggccaggctTCATCCTGAGccttggggcagggggtggtgggggagagagggaCTAAACCCTCCATGGTTCCTGACTATCCCACCTAGGAAAGTACCCAAGCTATAGCTACCCAGAATCAGGCTAAAGGAGGCAAAAAGGGGAGTCCCAGGACAAGCCAGTAGGATTTGGGAAGCTTGCAAGGTAGGGATATCAAGGAAGATGAGTCTTGAAAGAAGGGCAAAAACAGCCCAAgtccaccccaccaccaccccgaGGTCACCAACgcctctccaccccttcccctggGGAACTGAATCAGGGACAAAAAGGCCCCCAGGACCTCAGGGAATCAGGCCCTCCACTCCATCCCCAGGTGAATCCTGCAATAGACAACGTCATGAGAACGGAAGCCGGCATTGTGACGTCACAGGTTGGCGATGGCTTTGTGCTCCTGGAGCTGTCGAGTGAGTCAGCtgggccccttcctcctccctgcttTCATGGACCCATATCTGACGCTGGGGGCTGGAAAAGCTGACCAAGTAGCCCCTCCCCTTCTCACCCTGCTCCTCCCGTGTGCTGGCCTGGCCCAGCAGGTGGCCAGTGAATGGCACTTAGGGAGATTGTCTTCTTTTAGCTGTAACTAGCAAACCAGACTTAGGTGAGCAGCCCAGGAACTCTTTGCAAGGCTGTGTTGAAACTGCCTGTTAACTAGGCCACTTTCCCAGCTTGACCATGAGCTTATTCCAAGTGTGTACCTCAGTCTAGCTCTATGGAAGCTCAGAGTATATGTCAGTTAAATGCATAAATGGTTGGCAGGATGGGTGGGTAGAGATAGATGACAAAGGTGCCTCTTCCCTCTGTGGGCTACTCTCTGACcctgccccagctctgcccccttGGACTCTTTTCCTGAATGCTCTTGGAAGCCAGCACCTGTTGGAAGTCCCAGGCATCTTGGCACCCATGGGTCTTGACAGTCCCCATTATGGGGTGACAATGACAATGATACCACTGCAGAATGGCACCTTTGGTCCCTCCAGAGTTGGAGGCACTGCTCAAAGGCCCCAGACTTTGAATTTAATGAAACTTGAGTCCAAATCAGCCCTGCTGTACATCCTCGAGCTGGTCACAGGGGTCCCCTCTGAACCTCGGTTTCCTTTTCTAGGAAGTGAAACTGGAACCTGACTTCTGAGGGCTGTCAGGAGGACCGGAAGAGAAAGCTGCCACCTTGACTGTTGTCGTGGCCACCCATCTCCTTCCTGCCTGGCCCACGTGGCCCCCATCGTCCAGAGTCGCCTGAGGTGGTGTGGCGGCGATGCCGGCGGCCAGGGATGCAGGCCAGGAGGCTGGCCCGCGCGATCCCGGCAACAAGGACAGGGACCTGCGGGTGCTGTCCCAGGAACTTTGCCAACTCCAGGCCAAGTACGAGCTGTCCCGAGCCCCGCTGTGCCCTGGCCCCGGCCCCAGGGCCACCTGCGGTGGGCTAGGCGGCTGGGACTGAACAAAAATGCCTGAGGAAGCAATGGAAAAATTCCTCAGGGCCAGGAAATGGCCAGGGAGTCGGGGATGCCTGGGAGTAAGTCAGGAGGGGTGGCTGAATTGTGAGTAGCAAGAGGTGGGGGCACCTAACTCTCCCCCTTTGACTTCAGGCTTTGGCTGGTCCCAGGCCCTGCACAAGCTCAACCTCCCAGCACAAAGGCAGGGCTGTGGGTGGCCATCCCCATGCACCTGTCGGCTCAGCCCTTCCAAAATCAACGTGTGAGGCTGCTGCCCTGGCTCCAAGCAGACGCCCTGGGTCCTTGCCCAAAGAGGCCTTTCCATATCAGGCTGCCCATGAAAGCCTGAATTGGGTGCAAAAGGATGTTTCTGTGAGTCAGTTTTTGGAGAGAAGGTCCAACCCATCCATCATATTCTTACAGGGCTTCCAACCCCAATCATGTTTAGTACTGAGGCTCACCCCACGTGGTATTTGCAGCAGGGAAGACCATTCTTTCTTGCATTTTTCAGGATGGTGTGGATGAGAAAATAGGGTCTGAGATGCAGAGTGGCTTGCCCTGGGGCACTCAGCGGTCACTCAGAAATACCTACCATGGCCCTGtccccctctgccctctgcccttgaCTGCTGGCCTTGAATGGGCCCAGAGCAGGAGACTCATCTTGCTTGGTGATACCCTTGACTGTCGAGCGTGGCTGGGCAGTAGCATGTGGCCATCTCCCCTCTGGGGGCTGCTGGGGCCCCGACCTCAGATGTGCTGGGCGTCCCAGACCTGGTCCCCACCGTCCTGTGAGGGAGGGTCTGGTTACCCCTGTTACACATGGCCCAcccaggcacagagaggtgaagccCCTGGCTACATCACCAGCTAGTGGGGGCTCAGGCCATCTGCCACCTGCTCAGCCTACAGGAGGGGCTCCATAGACCCCACATCAGAAAGCCTCAGCCTTGCTTTCCCCCCGGGTCTCCTTTCTTACGGCCTGACCACCGGCATCTATTTGACCTGTCTATGACTCAGTTTACTCAGCAGTAAAATGGGAGTGGAGAGACGCAAGTCAGCGTCCCCAAGTGATGGGAACAGTGACCGGTCCAGCCCAGATCCACACGGCTCTAGAGACGGGCCCTTGCCAGGGGTCACGGCCTGGGGGTCTCCACACCACGTCCTCCTGTCTGGCTCACTCGCCGGCACTGAAATGTCTCTACAGGCAGAGGAAGCTGAAGAGGAAGGTGGAGAAGCACAAGCTTTTTGAAGACTATCTCATCAGGGTCCTTGAGAAGATCCCCAAGGGTACGTATGGAGCTTTCTCAGAAGGCCTGTCCTCTCTGTGACCACCTCCCAGCCCGGGACCCGGGCACCCATGACCCCACTGAACTTCGAGCTCACCTGCTGCGTGGGAACCCACAGGCCCGTGCCACCGTGGTCGAGCCAGCCTGGCCACCAGCCGTGTGACCTGTGTGCAAGTTCTCAAGGTCTCTGTACAGTGGGAACAGCAAGAGCTCCGTAGCACGGATCATCTTTTACCATTAGGTactggcttggccaaaaagttcccttgggtttttctgtaccatcttgTGGGAAAACtcgaatgaactttctggccaacccagagGCACAGAGCCTGATGTTCAGCTAGCACCCAGGAAATgacagctattattattatctcatttGTCTTTGGTTTTGCTCGTTGGAGCTAAAATTACACAGACTTCTGAAATGGGTTTCTGTGTTTCGTTTGATTGTGGTTTGTGCCAGAATCCACTGTGATCAGTGCCGGAAACTTGGTAGGAAAGCGAAGGGAAGTCATAGTTACACATGTGTATTATTATTACCATATTATTATCTTTACACCATCAATAATAAAACAACTATCAttgtttatgaaatatttactCTGTGCAAAGCTCTTCAGCTAATCTTTTTAACCCCTCCTTATGAggtgccagggcttcccaggtggctcagtggtaaaaaatctgcctgtcaaagaaagagatgcaggagacgcaggtttgatccctgggtcaggaagatcccctggagaaggaaatggcaatccagtattcttgcctggagaatcccatggacagaggagcctggcaggctacagtccacggggttgcaaagagtcggacacagctgggtaactgagcacacacactcgtAGGAGCTTCTGGGAACGGTGTTACCTAGGCTCAGAGACCTTAAgggacttggccaaggtcacctAGCCAGGAAGTGGTGGAGCTGGGTCTCAGACTTTGGCCCATCTGATTTCAGAgccactgtgctaagtgctctgGAGCTGTGGGAGCCCCAAGGACTCTGCCCtagaggtcagggaaggcttcatggaggaggggGCCACTCATGGAGCTCAAAGGTATTCAGCAAAGGGGTCCAGCATTGCAGTCAGAGGGAACAGCACAAACGTAGGCTGGAGCCCTGCATGGTGGGTTTGGGGCTGGTGAGTTCCAGTGTGCTGGAGTGCCGGGGCCTGGCAGGGATTGCTGGGAGGTGTGATTGGAAGGTTGAGAAGCACCAGAGAGCCTTGAGCGCTGAGCCAAGGAAGGGCGCAGGGCTCCAGGCCGAGCACAGGTCTTGATGTGGACCCAGCGCCCAGGGTTGCTGCCGGCAGCCTCCTAGGTTGGGGTCTTCCTAATTCAGCCATGCAACCCTGTTCAACCCACCGGAAGGAGCAAACACCAAGGCTGGGGCCTGTTTGCTCAGGGCAGCAACGACCCCTGTCCTCTTCCTGCAGGCTCCCCCAGCCAGCAGTTTCTCCTGGGGGCTccaggggggtggggcagggtgtgGGGAGTCTCCTGCCTCACTCCACAGAGATCCAGAATCCCTACTCAATCCAGAATCCTTGCAGCCTTTCAAATGCTGAGGCTTCTCCTAAAGGGACAGGAGATGGGTGACGGAGCCTTCTCAACTCTGGGGCTCCAGCTGAAGcatcagcccccacccccacaccaacCGTGTGAGCATCACTGCCATAATCACTCCGTAGGCCATAACCAAGGGGAGGAGCCGGAGGAAACCCCGTTGGCGGCCATGGTGGAGCACTATGGGAAGCTCTTCGCAGTCAGCCAGGACATCCAGAAGCGTCTCGAGGCCTTCTTTGAGATGAACCAGGCCATCCACAAGAGTCTGGAGTCTTTAGAGGAGGGCCACCGAACTCTGATCCCGGTAACAGCTGTCTGAAGCCTGGCCCATGCCACTGGGCAGAGAACTGGGGTGTAGCCACCCACCACCCTCTGCACCCCAGAAGAAGGCCTGGAGCAGGGGTGGGCTGCTGGGAATCCGGGTGGGGCTGTCACTCCAGAGCCTTGTTCTGAATCCCTTTCCCTCCGCTTCTGCTGGGTGTCTCCCCTGGAAAACTCAGCTCATGCTTAAAAAGTAATCTTCATAGTAGAAAAGTCAGGAGTGCTAGATTCAGACAGACTGAGGTTCAAATTCCCCTTCAGCCTCTGACTAGCTGCATGACCCTGGGCACgaccctctctgagtctcagtttcttcaactgCGAAATGGGGGCAATACAACCTAGCTGGTGGGCTGTTGTGAGACACCAAACAGAAACTGTCTCAGAGTAAATGCCCCCAGAGGTGATCTCTCTCATATTTGGTTTATCTTCTAATAAACTCAACTTTCAGCCCAAGGGATGGGCATTCCATGCAGAAGAAACTGCCCTGGCAAAGGCATGACATGATGAATTTTTGTGCTGCAGCTGGGGCCTGGGACACAAGAGGACAGAGGATAGGGACGTGGAGAGGgaggaaacaggaaaagagaagctGACGGGTTGGTTGATTCTTGCAAGGACCTGGCTTGGAATTTGCAGCCAGTCTCTGCCCCCTAGTGGTAGCACTGAAAACCTACACCATTTTgtacctttttttcctttgagggaGGGACACTGTGAAAAGACTTAACACGTTTTATCTCGTTCAAATCTCACCCCAGCAACCCCAAGGTAGGTGCTTCTCTTCCTAGAGCTGAGActaggggaggggagtggggtgtGCAATACTGGATTCCAActttattgaaaattttaatattttgctcaaaacacattattttttgcatttcaaaACGTTTTGATTTTCAAAAACGTTGCATTAAAATATTGATGATATTAATTCTGAGCTAAGTGTTGCACTTTAGTCCCAGGCAGactatttttcctcattttcaaaGTAAGGAAACTAGGGCTCAGAAAAGTGAGGAGTCGTGTATATCCTGTGTCCTCCAACGCATCCTCACGGGGGGAACGTGCCCAGCGCAGCCTGTGCCCCAGAGGCCTTCACAGCTTTGTCCCCGACCCAGGGTCCTCCCAGCAGCCCCTGCAGCCGGAAGGGCCCAGACAGGTGGTTTTGTTTATGGAGAGTGAAACTGGGCTCTAAGAGCTGAGCTGCAATTCAAACCCCAGTCGGcctgaaaagggaaagtgtttgtcactcagtagggcttccctggtgactcagaggttaaagcgtctgcctgcaatgggggagacctgggttcgatcccagggtcaggaagatcccctggagaagtaaatggcaacccactccagtattcttgcctggaaaaccccatggatggaggaatttggtgggctacagtccacagggttgcaaagagtcagacgtgacttctctttctccctttctccctcccttccttccttccatgtctgactctttgcgaccacaaggactgtagcccgccaggctcctgtgtccatagaattctccaggcaagaaatactggagtgggttgccatgccctcctccaggggatctttccaacccagggaccaaacctgggtgtcctgcattgcaggcaaattctttgcaacctgtgccaccagagaagccctacacATACTTTTCCTTACATCTCCTGGTGCTTTGAATGACTCTGACCCCCCCAGAACTTTCTGATCCCCGAActttccactccccacccccatcctcgcTCAGACGGCCCTGAGCACTGAGTTCCTGGACCAGGTCCAGGGCAGATGCCCCCGGGGAGGGTCTGCGGCACCGAAGTGACCCAGCCACCCTCACCGCAGTGCCTCAGGATCCGGCTGTGCCAGCTACAGAGGAGGTGTCACCGCAAGCAGGAGCAGTGGCAGCGGCTGGTGGAGCGTGGCGTCACCCACCAGAAAGCCACCGGCAGCGGTGAGGTGAGCTCAGTccgctgggtggggtgggggtggggcgaaAGCCGGGGGCTGCTGTCTCCTCCATAATATCAGCCCCCAGTGCtcgcgtgcgcgcgcgcacacacacacacacacacactgcttacCCACTTCTCCCTCATGGCTTGGTGGTGTTGTACAGTTGCCAAGtgacatctgactctttgtgaccccatggactgcagcacaccaggcttccctgtccttccccatctcccggggtttgcccaagttcttgtcCATCCAGTCGTTGATGCCATTCATCCCTCTCATccactgtcttccccttctcctcctgccttcagtctttcgcagcatcagggtcttttctaatgagtcagttcttcccattaggtggctagacgactggagcttcagcttcagcatcagtcctttcaataactattcagggttgatttcctttaggattgactgctttgatctgcTGACTATTAGCTGTCAAAGTGCTTCTCTAAGAAGAGGCAGATGCTGAGGCCACAGGCAGTTAAGGCAGCTGGGATGCCCCATTCAGGCATGTGCACTCTTAAATAATGTGATTCTTACTCATATCTATTTCACCGTGGAGAAGAGTGATGCTCAGAAAGAATCAGTCAGGGTTGAAGTCAGAGGacttgaagctatggtttttccagtagtcatgtatggatgtgagagttggactataaagaaagctgagctccgaagaattgatgcttttgaactgtggtgttggaggagactcttaagagttccttgaactgcaaggagatccaaccagtccatcctaaaggaaatcagtcctgaatattcattggaaggacggatgctgaggctgaaactccaacactttgcccacctgatgtgaagaacttactcattggaaaagaccctgacggtgggaaagattgaaggtgggaggaaaaggggatgacagaggatgagatggttggatggcaccactgacttgatagacatgaatttgagcaagctccaggagttggtgatggacaagaaggcctggtgtgctgcagtgcatggggtcacaaagagtcagaaacgactgagtgactgaactgaactaaactgaagtcgGGGGACAAGATTTCTGGGTTTAATCCTTTGAGCTTTTCTTTCCTGGGCTGGGGAATGTGGACTAGTTACCCTCTGAACTCCCCTCGGGTCCTCCCACGCCAGAGTCTGTGCCCTACTAGCCTCGGGGTTtgctgggaggaggtggggaagccAGGCTGGGGCATAGGGCAGTGCTGGGCGCACCCCACGTGAGCAGGGTGCAGTCGGAGAATGTGGGACCTTCTCAGGCCCCGTGGGAGACTAGTTTGGAAGACATGAGCATTGGAGTCCATGGGCTTCTACTCCCAGTCAAGGAGCCCTGAGGGGGAGCTGGATCAGCCGCTGTTTACAGAGCCTGTTCTGGGTCTTTCTCTTTAAGGTGGGAAGCAAGGAAGCCATGGCTGATCACCACTCTGAAGACCTGAAGTGCGGGACTCTAGAGCTGCCCCGAGTAAGGAGCCCTGGGTTCCTCCAGGTGCCCCCCACCAAACCCCTCTGTTGGGTGTGAACCTCAGGTTTCCCCAGCCAGGAGGACCCTCTGGAAAGCCATCCGTCCTGTGTCCCTCTTTGCAGGGGAGGATGTTCTGACTCCGGGGAGTGGAGGGACTCATCCCAGCCCCTTTGGGTGTGGAGCACAGGCCGAGATGAGAAGGTGGTTTCTGGCTCCAGGATGCCTCTCTGGCCTGAgcaaggtggggagagggggcaggggaTTCTAAGAGGGGGCCCCCAGCCTGCTCCCCTTCTTGCAGAATGAGCTGCTCAACTACGTGCAAGCAGCCATCAACGACATGGCCCAGCAGTGCTGCTCCTCTGCCCAGGCTGTGCCCAGGGGCCTGGGCCTCTTCTCCAAGCTCGACCTGATCCAGGTGAGGACTTGCGCCCCCCAGGCAGGCTCTGACCTGAGCCTGTCCTGGACCTCGGCTCCCGGTGTGTCCGTGGTGAGCTGCCCAGTTGGCCCTTCCCTCTCTGGCTGCATGGTGTCTGCATGTGTGCGGCGGGGTCCTGGGTTCTTTTTTAGCCTCTCAACAAACTTGTAATGAGCACCTATTGGTGCTGGGTCAGAGAGTTATCAAGCAACTCCTGCCCTGCCTGGGCTTAATGTGTAGTCCCACTTTgttatatcacacacacacacacaaacacacatggggTACGCACCCATACAGACAGTCATATGGTCTCACAGGACACCCTGCAATACACATGAAACATACACGGACACACCTGCAAACCAACACACTAAGATGCTCACAGATGTGGCCATATGTTTACACAGGGAGGGACATTTCAGTGACCGAGGCAGCCTCAGTGCAGGGTCCTCATCTGAAATTTCAGGCTCCTCTCAAGTCCGCTGAGCTTTGCCTTCTCACTGGGGGTCCCCACCCTCATCAGTCATAATGCTGATGCTGCAACAGTGGAGGTCAGGACATCAGATTGGCTTCCACCAATGACAGCATACCTTGTTTTAGTTTTAATAATATCTTCAATGACATATACTTCCAGTGCCCTAAGATTTACCCATTCAGAGTGCTCACTTTACTGTTTTCAGTACAGTCAGAACTGCACCATCATTCGTAGTATCTCATTCCTGAATCCTTTTACCACTCCCccaaaataatacattttgtatctgctttctttcactttgcataatgtcttcaagtttcatccacatGGTAGCATAAATCATTcccttttatgactgaataatattccattgtatggatagaccACTTTTGTTTATCCAGTAGTCAACTGATGGACATTCGGGTTGTTTTCATTTGgcggctattataaataattaccgtttgagccaccagggaagccctataattaaTGCCTCTATTGcctgtgttcttttaaaaatatttatttatttggctgcactgagtcttagttgtagcacaggGGATTTTTTGATCTTCACTGCAACATGTGTGATCTTGtatagttgcggcatgcaggatctagttccctgaccagggatcaaacctgggccccctgccttgggagcacgagtcttagccactgaaacaCCAAGAAAGTCCCCATGGCCACGGACTTGTGTGGACATAGCTTTTCCAATTATCTTGGGTAAATgcttaggagtggaatttctgatTCACGTGGTAActctgtttaacattttgaggaactgccaaactgttttccaaagtggctctgTAATTTTACAATCCTGTGATCAAAGTATGAGGGGTCCAGTTTCTTCATATCCTTGTTAACACTTGATGGTCTGTCTTTGATAATTTAGCCATCCTAGTGCAtataaagtggtatctcattgtgattttgattttcatcTCTCTGATGATGAATAATGTGGAACACACATGTGTTTATTGtccatttgcatatcttctttggagaaatgtctactcagaccctttgcccattttttaaactggattatttgtctttttattgttgagttgtaaatattctttacatactctgaatataagttccttatcaaatgtattatttgaaaatattttctctcattctactGGTCGTCTATTCACTTTGATGATGTCCTTTAAACCACAAAGAtttcaattttgatgaaatccaatgtatgtatttttattttagttacttGTGCTTTACttatcatatctaagaaactattacctaatccaaggtcatgaagatttgtATCTAAGTTTTCTTGTAAGATATTTATAGTTTTAGGTTTGTGATgtaattttagttaatttttgtatatggtatcaGATAGGGGTCcaaattcattattttgcatgAGAATATTCAGTTGTCCTGTTACCATTTGCTGAAAGGACTACTCTTTCCTCATTGAATTGTCTCCTCctccttgtcaaaaatcaactgGCTGCAAATGTGaaaagtttatttctggactcttaatCTTATTCCATTGGTCCTCACGTCTGTCCTTAGCCAATACTGGACCGTCTGGatcactgcagctttgtagtaagttttttATAATTGGGAAGTGAGCCTTCTAGCTTTGTTCttcccttattattttttttttttttgaggttattTGACTCTTGTAACAGCATGTCTTGTGTTGTATGTGTAATTTCAATATCTGGGTGGGTTTCAGACTCAGTGTGATCAAGGCTCAGTGGCACTTAAAGGACCGAACTTTCCACCCTCCCCGATTTCCCCTTCAGCGCTGGCTTTATCCTAAGCAGTAACTTGCTTTCCTCATTCATGGCAGGTTCAGTGGAGTAGTTTGAATTCAGGATTGTTAGTGCCTCTGCGACCTGTCactgcctgctaagttgcttcagttgtgtccgactctgcaactcaatgggctgtagcccaccaagatcttctgtccatgggatttatcaGGACTGGTGGGCGGCGGGTGGCGGGCAAGTCCCATGTTGTTGTCCCAAGTCCCAGGTTCCATGCCTATGTTGTCCAGCAGTGATGGTGCACAATGAGTGAGGCTGCATCTTAATTGAAAAGAGCTTCTCACAAGAATGTCATGGGTAGTATCAGGGCCACCCTGCTCCGTGGCACAGCTCACACTGAACGCCACATATTTGGCATCCCCTGGGGTGTAGCTCCTTCATGCTGGACATGAATGAACATTTGAGAAAGGGCACATTTGCCCTTACACTTGCAGTGTATTAATTTCATCTTCTTCccaagaaaaaggaggaaattaCCCAGTGATGTCAACGGGTCCCAAGGATCTACCTCAATAATCAATCAGTCAAGACTTACAGTCACACTCTTATGCCCAGGAAAGAGTTAGAGGTGGGGGAAATAAAGGTCACCCGGCCCTTAAGAAATGAGTGCccctcagagagagagaggctgtgggCAGTCAGGGTGGGCTTCTTGGAGGAAGTGGTGAGAAGAGGCAGGCAACCCCATTCAGGAAGCCACACGAGGACCTGGACTCTGAGCCATCCACCTCTGCCACTGCTGAGCTGTGTCGTTTCAGAAAAGTCACCTGGCCTCTCTGAACCCCAGTTTGCTCCTTGCCAATTGGCGTTGATACCACATCCTTGCCGGGGCCCTTGTGAGAGGACGTGCAGGTCAACCTTTGAGGGCGGTTTGGTGTCCGGGAAGCGGCGTCCAGGGCCCAGTGCCCAGTCAGGCACcagagatttctttttccttccaggaATTCATGTTGGACAAAATGGAGACGGTGAGATTCGTCTCACTGCTCACAGAACCCATCGTGTGCTGGACGGCAAATAATCCCAAGGCCCAGGGCCGCAGAAGCTACCTCAGACCCTTCCGGAAACATTCAGTGAGTGAAGACTCCACCCCCAGGAGCCTCTTCGCCAGCACCCAGACCTCAGAGTGCTTCAGCCTATGCTGAGGCAGCCCGGGGCCTCCAGGCTGCCAGCATCATGACCAAAGCCTTACCTGCTTGGCCTCTTTTCTTCACCCACCAGAGCTCCCGGCtcagcgggggtgggggtgggggagccagcCGGCCGTGGCGGGGCAGTGAGAGAGCAGGATTGGATCCTGAGGCCAGGGGGGCTGAGGGGGCGCTGTTCCCCACATTTGGGGACTGATAGGGATCAAGGtgtggcttccctggaagctcagctggtaaagaatccgcctgcaatgcaggtcgggaagatcccctggagaagggacaggctacccactccagtattcttgg contains the following coding sequences:
- the CCDC197 gene encoding uncharacterized protein CCDC197 gives rise to the protein MPAARDAGQEAGPRDPGNKDRDLRVLSQELCQLQAKQRKLKRKVEKHKLFEDYLIRVLEKIPKGHNQGEEPEETPLAAMVEHYGKLFAVSQDIQKRLEAFFEMNQAIHKSLESLEEGHRTLIPCLRIRLCQLQRRCHRKQEQWQRLVERGVTHQKATGSGEVGSKEAMADHHSEDLKCGTLELPRNELLNYVQAAINDMAQQCCSSAQAVPRGLGLFSKLDLIQEFMLDKMETVRFVSLLTEPIVCWTANNPKAQGRRSYLRPFRKHSVSEDSTPRSLFASTQTSECFSLC